TTACATCATTTTAACATGTActgtttggcttttttttttccctggtaGTAAACTTTATGCTGTTGCCATGACATCAGTTGGACAGTTTGGACGCAGCTTTTTAATGCTTTATATACATGTATATAAAAACACGATGCGTAAGAAACGTGACAAATTGTGGCAACCTCAGCTTGACATAACCACCCTTTTGCATGTGCACACAAATGTGTATGAGCAGTGAAAATGCATCCATAATCAGTGAAGTATAATAAACACATAACACCAAgtgtaaatacgcaggtgatgatagaaaatcgtgcatgctgattggttgagaaattccgaCTAATTGTTGTTTAAAAATGGAGGGTTTGTTCAGGCGGTCTAGTCTCGCACAATGATGATGCAGTGCTATTATTCTCTCTGACCAACCAGTAGTCCACGGTGTGTTCACATCACCTTTTGGTATTGCCTCAGCTCACTTGGAACCTTGACAGAGATGATGGCAAAAAACATACCGGTTACCAGGTACTATCCAAAACTTTGGCCTGATGGAAAAACAAAAAAGACAAGTTGAGCTGAGCTGGTATCATACAGTGGGAAAAGGccatccctgtgtccaaaatcactccgtATATAGTGGACCGTGTAGTGAGTTTGCCTTTTTGTAGTACTGTCTgagtgtatagtgagaattattacaccctgtagtggactcatagtatcccacaatgcatcatgaaaagtagtgtacaaccgatggtcagtaACCAAGCAGtattatcccatcatgcattgtggtcacgctgaaagaaaagctgtttcataaggaccGTTAAGTATTTGAGTctagcagtagtttgtttttccttatgacaacgggcacgagacaaatttataagttgtggcgcaaaaatggcaataatattgtagtgtgttggggtgaatggacggaggaagaaatgcATTATAAATGGATGATCAAGTACAATTTAAAATactaagagaatagaaaaaagctaaactagaataagacataaaatacaagaataaaagttacggtgcagagtgaggaattaatcaaaaaccccaagtttgatttaataaaaggcagcggcaaagaattcagtcaaagtattcagccttgatttaaaagaactgaaagatgcagcagaaacaaaatacttttgtatttattaacatgggaaatacgctcagtataatatgtatttatcacaaaaatacatgcatgtatttattattttgaaaacccaccagccgactgatctggcacgttttaattgtgcgacagtaatgacgtagagAACGGCGcagtggagtagtgtccgaaagtgttttttttttcttttcatttggcCAATgaactcactgtatagtcctctatagagaATTCCTtatatagtgagtgagtgatttcggacaccgcCCAAAAGTGTGTCTTTAGGCTGTCCCTCTGGGGCCAAACTGAGCAGCAGCGAGGGGTTCTCAAATGATGAGAATTCcgaccagaagtagggcatcaggatggatgttCATTAATCCTCTCTCTTTTCTGTCCTCTCCAAAGGCAACAGAGGTCAAAGTGAATGAAGTCGAGTTCAACCCTCAGTTTGTGAGCCGAATGATCCCGAAGCTGGAGTGGAGCGCTTTAATCCAGGCAGCTGAAGGGGTGAGGCTGGTTCCAGTTATAGTTCAATAACGGCCTAATAAGAGCACTGACTAAATAATTTGTTTCTGCAGCTGGGATACCTGCAGGACCTGCCCAGCACACCTGTATCAAACTATGAGAAAGATGAAGACTTTTTACGCAAAGTGCACAAAGTCCTACTGGAGGTAAGAAGAactgcatgtgaaatttgttcTGATGTACCGAACTCAGGCTTTACAGATTGTTCCACTGTCTTTACGGCATTAAGACATTCTCTAGTGTTATATTATTATGAGGAAATGATTTTGTAATCAGCACTATTATTTATATTCTGTATAATTATTTAGGTATGTTGTATATAACTGCAGTAATTattgattttttattttatttttattttttttaagaaacatTTTTTGTTATTTCTTAAAATTCTTTTTACATCCTGATAGCAATGAATAAATCAGATGCTCTGAGAATAAAAATATCCATCATCCATCATGAAAAAACAACGCGTCCAAAAGAAATTATTGGATGGCCGTCCTGCCTGTCTACCAGCTTGCACTCTGCCCATGCGCTCAATCCACGTGACCGGAAGCTTCCACAAGGCTAgacagacatattgctaaagctagtgaGCCAGTTACACAATAATGGCAGACAAATGGTCGCCAGAATTTCCAGTTACATTCAACGTTGTGCCTACAACAGCTTGCAACAAAGCAAAAGAAAGACTGAAGTAGAAAAGGCTACAATGAAAAAGAAGTGTTGCCTTCACACGCTATCAGAAGTTGCGCATAAACACCTGCACAACTTTATTTCCTGAGACCTTAGGAAATAATTTTGATACCAGAGTTCCCAAGTTGGGACTAGGTATGGTACCTGCCATGGTAGAACAGTAACGGTATTAGTTTGGcaccaatgcaataaataaatattcatacAAACTGATGAAATTAATAATCAGCAAAAGTTGTATTGTTTAAACCCTgcattaaatgaatgaaaacattAACTTCCTGCTTCCATCTGTCTGTGGGTGAGAGAGATGTAGAAAGGAGGCTAATTTTGCAAACATCTGACTGTTATTTCTAGAACCTCGTTATAGTTCCATTCATAAATTAAGGAGTAGACTGCTAagtagggatgagcgagtacagcattatctgtatctgttaaccatatgaattatctgtatccgtactcggagtgggcggggcctaacccggaagtgggcATGGTTTACCcaggaagtgggtctggttgtcttgaaacgggcggggctttaaccagtatgttattttaagcatgcaattgatatgggttgatcagaaattgttatatttattgctgattagaaaactatttacaggacagcatcagcattgagcttcagatcaatggttttgatcacgatagcaaacgaactatttacagaacaagttttgcaacagtcagtgcgtttacatgcacatccaaattgagctactgtcggtaatcgagctaagggtcccagcaggggtgccagagaaatccaatcctacatgcacacaaggaaatcgagctattgtgtgaggtacgttgtgcacccgagccacaggtggcgctacatgccccatcgtgttggtacacttccggttatcatcatgaagaagagctattcaagagtataaacaaagttctcAGTTCTGTGTTtccagaagtgcatgtttctgctcgccattttctcttcgtttgttcgttcgttctccttgttcctcctgacctcttctgctgctcactactactactgttgtcatgccgaccgaggctgtcgtgtttcccacttgtggtctcgtcactcgtcacttccgaaaggggcagtgctgaagtaagtagctggactacgtagctcgatagggtttacatgcactgagtagctcggctacaatcgcataatctaggtcacgtagctcgattatgagaaatccagttcggttcaatttcagccgagctaaggtgtttccatggcatttagaacttcgatttcagtcgagctacggcagaaatttgattttctctatgtgcatgtaaacgcactgaatgaatacaacacatgcggttgcaattatgaaatgtaatgtaatgaacaagagttttcatattcaacataactttctttttttaacttttaatttttttatgatcagtgtgattttttttttctggttcttttttatttttattttttatttccacaccaggtgtgtgagtgtgtgtagcttaatttgtaatattatttataccactactaactagaaagtgtcagacactcagtgcgtgaagtaaaataaaactggttagagccaactgacggtttaaaaaaaaaaaaaaactccgacgaccagcagagagagtgagtgtgtgtgtgtgtgtgtgtgtgtgtgtgtgtagcttaatttgtaatacttataccactactacctttatttttacatgaattacagcaagaaagtgtcagacactcaatgcgtgaagtaaaaaaaaaagtttttaaccgacggttaaaaaaagaaaaaaaatctccgacaggcagagacccaacgcgagtcgctttctaccaagcaccacgtctcctgagtgactgagggagagacagagagctgttctctgtgtaggggaggggcgctgtgatgctgtgtgaggattttcattcaggccgagcacagatattgactcctattactcgtataatactcgtactcagcaaaagtgctttatccgtactggatactcgtttcagccgagtatccggctcaactctactGCTAAGTAGCTACATCCACACTGACGCATTTTAGTGTAAAAACGAAAACAATCTCCATCCAGGCAAGCGTTTTAGCTCTATCAGAAATAATCTCCATCCATACTAACATGCCTGAAAATGCATATCACATGACCATTTGCATACACTGGGCAATGGGTGTGCTGTTATAAACAGCTGATGCCATTTGTTTTCTTCCAGAAAAGGGTCATGTGATGGGAGCATGACCAATCAGTCATGACGTGTCCTTTCCTGATAAAAACCCAATCAGGAAGTGTCTGCATCATTGTTTCCAAAAGTCTGTTTTAGGGACTTGAAAACTCTGGAGTAGTGTGAACACCCTGCGTAAATGTCGCAAAAATTAGgtgttttaaaactaaaacataTTAATGTGGATATCGCTTATGGAGCAGTCCAAAAACACTATAGAGAGTCTCGACTGATGCGTAAGGTTTCCTTTATTTAAGTCCACCACAACAAGATGACGTTAAACTTTAATCCATATCGTCCTTACAGCACCATGAAAACTGTTTTAAAACATACAAATATTTCACGAACTTATTTCCACGGCACATCTCTCGTAAAATAAATACCAAAATAATCTCAATCAAATTACACGGCGTTAAAATTTATACACACATGGTTCTATAAGTTACAAATCTTAGACAAACATCGTACATCGCTGCACTCTCCAAGGAATGCAAATATGTATATGTCCTTTATTCTGTCATAAAACGTGCAAACGTTTAATGATGGAAGAAATTAATCGGGGTAGTCAGACTCCAGATAACCACAGTGAAAATAGTGAAACTCAGAACTTACACAACTGCTACTATTTGCAAGACTTTGCAGTGaataaatgttgttttttttgccaGGTTTGGTAGTACAGTCTTAGCAAGGGAAACATTTCAACTTACATTATTTATGAGGTACATTTTTTAAATACTCCAGTGCAAAACTCAAGAAGCAATACCAAATAGGCTAACTGAATATATTTTAGGTACAGGAATAATTATATTCCTGATTAGGAATATTTGCATTCCTTGGAGAGCGCAGCAAATGtaagtaaattttatttatatagcacttttcacagATAAAAATCGCAAAGTGCTTCACAGATAAAACGCACAACACGGTGATTCACAggtaaaacaataaaatataataaaacacAATCCACTGTGAAACaccaatttaattaattaaaagcttTTCTGTATAAAAATGTCTTCAGCTGCTTTTTAAAAGAGTCAGTCGAGTCAGTACAGTGTAAGGAAAGTGGGAGAGAGTTCCACAGTCTTGGCGTCACTGCCTGAAACGCCCGATCCCCACGAGTTTTGAACCGAGTACGTGGGGCAACCAACAACATCTGACCTGTCGACCTCCGAGCACGAGAAGAAGAATGGGGTTTCAGCAGGTCAGCAATATATTGTGGATTTTGACCATGTAAGGCCCTAAAAGTAAAGACTAAAATCTTAAAATGAATTCTAAAATTTACTGGCAACCAATGAAGAGAAGCCAAGACTGGAGTAATGTGAGATCTTCTATTGGTGCCAGTTAAAAGTCTTGCTGCAGCATTTTGCACGGTCTGAAGACGGTCCAAAGCTGATTTATTTAAACAGGTTAAAAGACTGTTACAGTAATCTAAACGAGAAGAGATAAGTGTGGATAATCATCTCAAGTTCAGCTTTTGACACCAGCAGTCTGAGTTTTGAAATGTTCCTTAGGTGATAAAGACAGTTCCCAACTAGTCGTTTAGAGTGATGCTCAAACAACATTGAACTATCAAATAAGGCACCCAAATTTCTAGCATTACGCAATAGTCCTTTCTTCTGTCATTAAAACATGCATCGAAGACAAAGCTCACAGTTGTGCAAATGAAGTGCAAAGTGCTGATAATAATCCCAACAGGCCCAAGCAAAGTAAAGTAGTGTTCACCTGCCAACTACCTTGAAGGCTGTGCAAAACTACGGAGCTACCGCCAGGACAAGTTTCAACACTACAAGCACATGGTATTTCCGGATCAATTCGCACATACAGATCATTTTAAAAACATACAAAATTCAGAATATTTATGATCTGAAAATAAATTATACATTTTGCTCATAACCCAACCCATAttcccttttcttttcctttttcaaTATCAAACAGCACAAATACAAAACCTCAATATGGTCTTTtacagcttaaagtgcatatcacgggtaaattcaggagtaagatcaatgtaattctcctattttatattaaactttggtcaaatatctgtaacatttctgcattctctgcaattttttttatcttgcgcaataccagaaaaattcagttgaaatcaagccatttgaggcgagttggtcagcctctgaaaaaacttggcatttggatttcctgggaaacgttgattttcgtgacgtcgtgtgcgggacgcctccctctgaatcctgcatcagcgctggtttgtttatgagaaaacgacctggtggttttctgcaaatttcttcaacgttatcatgtagttattaaaatggttaacagatgtatcgtaggagggtgtagcaacaccaatcttgatgggattagtactcatcgtttcccaaaagaccggacaatgagagagaaatgggagcacttggtctacacaggctgtgcactgaaaccgtgcaaagctcgcgcagcctgctggcgcttccgcaggtaacgtcacgaatctggctccagactcccttgggatttttctagacgcgttttattttatttttttctgctgtagacagatggccttgtgcaaaattacctttctggatgagtgtgtaaagggacatactttcatattaaaaaaaaaaaccgaaattggtccaggatatgcactttaagaagaCAGCCTTCGTGCCATCATCACAGCAGCTGGGTGCCAGTTAGCTCTGTGTAACGTTAGATTGGCTAAACTTGCATTACAAGCGGGCTAGTCTGTTAGCTGGATTCAGGACGGGAAACATTGTGACGCTAACCAGGAACAAAGTTCAGTACCTATCATTTAGACAATCTTCTTTATAAATCTTCCAGTTTATTTATGTGATCATCATGCACACCTTTCATTCCTGGAATTCTTTGTACAAATTGGGAAGTGTgtacatatcaaatgtttcatCAGGTTGTATGTATTGCTTCCTCCTGCCGCATTACTTGAGGCACCGTTTGCATAAAGGTGTACAAGGGGTCTCCGCCTCTCCACTATCACTTGCCCTAAAAGCAAAATATCTCCGTATCTCACTCACTTGTTTCTCAACAAGTTTCAGCAATCTAATGTCACTAGTTTGTTCAGCAGTTGCTGAATCCATAGCATCTTCCTAAACTTGGCTGGATAACTTAAAGCTCTGTGCCTGGTCACTGGTCAGAGAtagatggaaagagagagagctcTTCTACTGTTAGTGTTAGACTTGCATCACACCCGCAAGCTGCCAGCTAAGTCTTACAGGGCGGGCGAAAGAGCCAACTCTTAAAAGCGCATTTCAAAGTATAGTGAAAAAAGCTGCGACATACAGTAAGTTTAACTACCGAAATTTGTGAAATGATGATACcgtaggagtttgcatgttctccccatgtccgcgtgggtttcctccgggtgctccggtttcccccacagtccaaagacatgcaggttaggttaactggtgactctaaattgaccgtaggtgtgaatggttgtctgtgtctatgtgtcagccctgtgatgacctggcgacttgtccagggtgtaccccgcctttcacccatagtcagctgggataggctccagcttgcctgcgaccctgtaggacacgataagcggctagagataatgagatgagatgataccgtACCTTTTCAAATGTTAAATTTGACGGTAAATTACCAGTAACTTGAGCAAGCCTAGTTGGCATGACTTTGAATCTTTCAACATGGCAGAGGACGGTTTCAGTAGTGGATGGTACATAATTGTTTATTTTTAGCAATACAGCTATTGTTGGCTGTTGCTTGTCTGCATAATAGAATCTGTGTACACTTGACATAGATCAATACTGTTTAGGATGTGGGTTATGGAATTAAAATAGAATTTCCCcaagatgtacagtactgtggaaaagtcttaggcatgtgtaaagaaatgctgtagaccaaaaatggcttaaaataatgaaatgaaatgtttcaacattaaaaaaatgactataaacagcagtaagccataataaatgaaacaaagtcaatatttggtgcgagacgaccctaaaaaatagtagtctcgggtgcagtttgataaggaaatgagctgtaggttttactgagcatcttgcacagttcttctggacactttgactgtcacacttgcttcttcattttgcagcaaaacccagcagccttcattatgttttctttttgaatctgcaaagtggtctcttatgtaatatgctgctcagatgcaaactttttttttttttgctgtaacatttaattttgttaatttaatttaattttgacAAACAGATTAGCACTGTGGTCAAAAATAGTTTTTACCAACTCAGAGTGGTTTTCCCGTCTCAAATCCTTCCTATCTCATAACGATCTTGAAAtagtcatccatgcttttatcacatcacgactggattactgcaattctctttatcttggcctccctcaaacctcacttagacgtttacagctggtccaaaacgcagctgcacgtctgttaactggcaccaggagacgtgagcacatcactcccattctggcctccttgcactggctcccagtctttttcagaatacaacttaaagtcttattatttgtttttaaagcactcagtgggctggccccagcctacatttaatgaccttttacagccccactcagtccaaaggtctctaagatcctctaacacagggcttcttcatgtccctcgctcgcggctgaagcagagaggtgacagagcttttcctgttgctgctccacgcctctggaatcagctcccaccggacatcagatctgctccctccatctctgcctttaaatctaggctaaaaacccatctctactccttggcctttccctaaccatcagcttattgttattgttgttgttattattatagttttatttatttatttatttatttttctttttgatcatttgtcttttaatactgactctgtacagcactttggtcagtgtatgctgtgtttaaatgtgctttacAAATTAAACTaacttaccgtattttccggactatacgtcgctccggagtttaagtcgcatcagccaaaaaatgcattatgaagcgaaaaaaacatatacacgtcgcaccggactataagtcgcacttttttgaagggttattctatccatggaatctgtgattgtatctgataagcggcgcgtggttactgcgcgactgcattgtttatttaataaacgaacagctgagcagtgataacgcgccctttgccctgtaagtagcctagtctgattattttaaatatctactactatctttaatactatcactatcattattactaatagcctatattattattataactaatattagtagcctattactgatgcattaatcagtttgcttttagaatatttttaccggtagggcttattatcgccccatggctctttcatctgtgttattaaagctgtagtcatcatcgaggagagtcattcttcatttttgtcgaattttatttcatcaaatcagaggtcaagtaggctataggtatatcatctccaaagacaggtacggtagtaaaaacaaccgtctagtgaaaaaaaaaaaacaacaaccgcttttaaataccctacttaaatccttaaaatgagtcatttaactcatgtcttgtgtgatctgatctccaatggtgaaataaaccggttgtgataagtacagtctgttattttagaagataaatgtaatatataatttaatatatagactaataaaaattaatattttataatatatcacgacatattactgtctgtaactgtttgtcactaaagcgttttctaagatcataatgtcttattattattattattattattttacacacacaataagcgcatgtgcgtaaagttatagtaaaccatcccccgcctttttttttttttttgagtcgccggacccacccacctcctgcgttctgggacctcccacttcacaaattaagcactgcctaaaatcactacataacttatttaaataactataggcctatcattaataataaaacacaggtcaatcaagtttatcaagctgatgatttcactccaaatcagcaaatccattgaattcctcatcctcggtgtcgcttctgaacaactctgccaactccagcggcagatgaagcaccgtttcctcttcttctgcgtggctgtcgtcagactcagcatcagctccagttattccacggtgaaaaaaaaaaaacatatatacgtcgcaccggagtataagtcgcatggccagccgaaccatgaaaaaaagtgcgacttatagtccgaaaaatacggtacttacttgtgctggaaaacgaacatttggaactctaaaatgtttttggactgactcgataatgtagaaatctatgataaagtttgtatgaaaaaatagggtgccggagacttttgcacagtattgtgagAACGAATCTTGCATCTGCTATTTTTCATTTCGTTCCGACAGCAAAGCACTTGAACATGACATAATTCT
The Neoarius graeffei isolate fNeoGra1 chromosome 8, fNeoGra1.pri, whole genome shotgun sequence genome window above contains:
- the trmt112 gene encoding multifunctional methyltransferase subunit TRM112-like protein, whose protein sequence is MKLLTHNMLTSHVKGVTKGYPLLIKATEVKVNEVEFNPQFVSRMIPKLEWSALIQAAEGLGYLQDLPSTPVSNYEKDEDFLRKVHKVLLEVEVIEGALQCPESGREFPISRGVPNMLLNEDEL